The following proteins are encoded in a genomic region of Lachnospiraceae bacterium KM106-2:
- a CDS encoding SSU ribosomal protein S6p, with protein MNKYELALVVNAKIEDEARTATVEKVKELIATFGGTVTNVDEWGKKRLAYEIQKMKEGFYYFIQFESDSNCPNEIEQRVRIMESVIRYLCIRQDA; from the coding sequence ATGAACAAATATGAATTAGCCTTAGTTGTAAATGCAAAAATCGAAGATGAAGCAAGAACTGCTACTGTAGAAAAAGTGAAAGAATTAATCGCTACTTTCGGTGGTACAGTAACTAACGTTGATGAATGGGGTAAGAAAAGATTAGCTTACGAAATTCAAAAAATGAAAGAAGGTTTTTACTACTTCATCCAATTCGAATCTGATTCAAACTGTCCAAACGAAATCGAACAACGTGTTCGTATCATGGAATCTGTTATCAGATATTTATGCATTCGCCAAGACGCATAA
- a CDS encoding LSU ribosomal protein L9p — protein sequence MEVILLEDVKALGKKGQKVKVNDGYARNFILPKKLGIEATPKNLNDLKLQKANEDKLKQEQLDAAKAFAKELEDKFVVVSIKAGEGGRTFGSVSSKEIVQAAKEQLGYDLDKKKLQMPEALKALGTYNVKLKLHPKVTAELKVKVTEK from the coding sequence ATGGAAGTTATTTTATTAGAAGATGTGAAAGCACTTGGTAAAAAGGGACAGAAAGTTAAGGTTAACGATGGTTATGCTAGAAACTTTATCTTACCTAAAAAATTAGGAATTGAGGCAACTCCTAAGAACTTAAATGATTTAAAGTTACAAAAAGCAAACGAGGATAAATTAAAACAAGAACAGTTAGATGCTGCAAAAGCATTTGCAAAAGAATTAGAGGATAAGTTTGTTGTAGTATCGATTAAAGCCGGTGAAGGTGGTAGGACATTCGGTTCTGTATCTTCTAAGGAAATTGTACAAGCTGCAAAAGAACAATTAGGATATGATCTTGATAAGAAGAAACTTCAGATGCCAGAAGCATTAAAAGCATTAGGAACTTACAATGTGAAACTTAAACTTCACCCAAAAGTAACGGCAGAACTTAAAGTTAAAGTTACAGAGAAGTAA
- a CDS encoding branched-chain amino acid transport protein azlD — translation MMEIEKQIITIIMVVIGTLFTRFIAFLLFPAGKETPQYIKYLGTVLPSAVLGMLVIYSYKDIELFHGDHGIPELLSGLLVVMLQKYKKNMFLSIAGGTITYMILIQTIFA, via the coding sequence ATGATGGAAATTGAAAAACAGATTATAACGATCATTATGGTCGTAATAGGAACTTTGTTTACTCGTTTTATTGCTTTTTTGTTATTTCCAGCTGGAAAAGAGACGCCCCAATATATTAAATACCTGGGTACGGTATTACCATCAGCAGTACTTGGAATGCTAGTGATTTATAGCTATAAGGATATAGAATTGTTTCATGGAGATCATGGTATTCCGGAATTATTGTCAGGTCTCTTAGTTGTAATGCTACAAAAATATAAGAAAAATATGTTTCTATCGATTGCAGGAGGAACAATTACGTATATGATTTTAATTCAGACTATTTTTGCATAA
- a CDS encoding phosphoesterase, DHH family protein: protein MSLYVLAYVLFTAFIYYRKRTSVLKELVQYSANYETVQNKLITEMLVPYAVLDMDGRMLWGNNEFLDVIENEKAATKNITNIFPEIHRGMFPMNELDVERHVQLGEHNYHVVLRLVRVDGCSNTILQSYGVDENVETDTLVAMYLFDETEIKQYIKINMEQRLIVGLLYIDNYEEALESIDEVRRSLLIALVDRKINKQMQSIDAIIKKLEKDKYIVIFKQKYLPQLQNTKFSLLDEVRAVNIGNDMAVTLSMGLGVNADSYLKGYEYARAAIDLALGRGGDQVVIKDGDKIQYYGGKSMQVEKNTRVKARVKAHALKELVEAKDIVVIMGHSIGDVDSFGAAIGIYRIAKTLNKRAYIVINEVTKSVRPVMERFQNNSEYESDMFLNSARAKDLVDENTLLVVVDVNRPSYTECEELLDLTKTIVILDHHRQTGEVVQNAVLSYIEPYASSSCEMVAEILQYIGEGLKLKQCEADAMYSGIMIDTNNFLSKTGVRTFEAAAFLRRSGADVTRIRKSFRSDMVEYIKRAEALSHTEVFLNNYAIAVSASEGVDSPTILGAQVANELLNITGIKASFVLTSFNNKIYISARSIDELNVQIVMEKLGGGGHMTIAGAQIENATIEEAKDLIKQTLESMIQEGEI, encoded by the coding sequence ATGTCATTGTATGTATTGGCGTATGTTTTATTTACTGCATTTATTTATTACAGAAAACGTACTTCTGTCCTAAAAGAACTTGTTCAGTATTCTGCGAATTATGAAACCGTTCAGAATAAACTGATCACAGAGATGTTAGTACCATATGCGGTGCTTGATATGGATGGAAGAATGTTATGGGGAAATAATGAGTTCCTCGATGTAATAGAAAATGAGAAAGCAGCAACTAAAAATATCACTAATATTTTTCCTGAAATTCATCGTGGGATGTTCCCAATGAATGAGTTGGACGTAGAACGACATGTACAATTAGGAGAACATAATTATCATGTTGTATTACGACTTGTAAGAGTGGATGGCTGTAGTAATACAATTTTACAAAGCTATGGTGTAGATGAGAATGTGGAAACGGATACTTTAGTTGCGATGTATTTGTTTGATGAAACGGAGATTAAACAATATATTAAAATTAACATGGAGCAAAGGCTGATCGTTGGATTATTATATATTGATAATTACGAAGAGGCTTTAGAGAGTATTGATGAAGTTCGTAGATCTTTATTAATCGCATTAGTAGATCGTAAGATCAATAAGCAGATGCAAAGCATTGATGCGATCATTAAGAAACTCGAGAAAGATAAATATATTGTTATCTTTAAGCAAAAATATTTACCACAACTGCAGAATACAAAATTCTCTCTGTTAGATGAGGTACGTGCTGTAAATATCGGTAACGATATGGCAGTTACTTTAAGTATGGGGCTTGGTGTAAATGCGGATTCTTATTTAAAAGGATATGAGTATGCAAGAGCAGCGATCGATCTTGCCTTAGGTCGTGGTGGCGATCAGGTTGTTATTAAAGATGGCGATAAGATCCAATACTATGGTGGTAAGAGTATGCAAGTTGAGAAGAATACTCGAGTAAAAGCAAGGGTAAAAGCACATGCTTTAAAAGAATTAGTTGAGGCAAAGGATATCGTCGTAATTATGGGACACTCCATTGGAGATGTGGATTCCTTTGGTGCTGCCATTGGTATTTATCGAATTGCTAAGACTCTGAATAAGAGAGCTTATATTGTTATTAATGAAGTAACTAAGAGCGTTCGTCCAGTAATGGAAAGATTCCAAAATAATTCAGAGTATGAAAGCGATATGTTCTTAAATAGTGCAAGAGCAAAAGATCTTGTAGATGAAAATACTCTTCTTGTAGTAGTTGATGTTAATAGACCAAGTTATACAGAATGTGAAGAGTTACTTGATCTAACGAAGACGATCGTTATTTTGGATCATCATAGACAAACAGGTGAAGTTGTCCAGAATGCAGTATTATCATATATTGAGCCATATGCATCCTCTTCCTGTGAAATGGTTGCAGAGATTCTTCAATACATTGGAGAAGGACTGAAATTGAAACAATGTGAAGCAGATGCCATGTACTCAGGTATTATGATCGATACAAATAATTTCTTGTCAAAGACAGGGGTTCGTACCTTTGAAGCAGCGGCATTCCTTCGAAGAAGTGGAGCTGATGTGACAAGAATCAGAAAATCGTTTAGAAGCGATATGGTTGAATATATTAAGCGTGCAGAAGCACTAAGTCATACCGAAGTATTCTTGAATAACTACGCAATTGCAGTAAGTGCTAGCGAGGGCGTTGATAGTCCGACGATATTAGGAGCACAAGTAGCCAATGAACTGCTTAATATTACAGGCATTAAAGCATCATTTGTATTGACAAGCTTTAATAATAAAATTTATATCAGTGCCAGATCCATTGACGAGTTAAATGTTCAGATTGTAATGGAGAAGTTAGGTGGCGGAGGCCATATGACGATTGCTGGTGCGCAGATTGAAAATGCTACAATTGAAGAAGCGAAAGACTTGATTAAACAAACACTTGAAAGCATGATACAGGAAGGAGAAATATAG
- a CDS encoding single-stranded DNA-binding protein produces MNKVVLMGRLTRDPEVRYSQGESALAIARFTLAVDRRFKRQGEQDADFINCVAFGKTAEFAEKYLKQGTKIVTSGRIQTGSYTNKEGQKVYTTEVIAEEVEFAESKATAANHTMDGGYQQVSRPAPSQAAGDGFMNIPDGIDEELPFN; encoded by the coding sequence ATGAATAAAGTAGTCTTGATGGGTCGTCTTACAAGAGATCCGGAAGTTAGATATTCACAAGGTGAAAGCGCATTAGCAATTGCTCGCTTCACTTTAGCAGTAGATCGTAGATTTAAACGTCAAGGTGAACAAGACGCTGATTTTATCAACTGTGTAGCATTTGGTAAAACTGCTGAGTTTGCTGAAAAGTATTTAAAACAAGGTACTAAGATTGTTACTAGCGGCCGTATTCAAACAGGAAGCTATACTAACAAAGAAGGTCAAAAAGTTTATACTACGGAAGTAATCGCGGAAGAAGTAGAATTTGCTGAAAGCAAAGCTACAGCTGCAAACCATACAATGGATGGTGGATATCAGCAAGTTTCAAGACCCGCTCCTAGCCAAGCTGCTGGAGACGGATTTATGAACATTCCAGATGGAATCGATGAAGAATTACCATTTAATTAG
- a CDS encoding branched-chain amino acid transport protein AzlC — MNRVKFQQLMQAGKAAFPYTIPIFAGFTFLGIAYGIYMRSLGFSAIYPMIMSITIFAGSMEFVAANLLTQPFDPINALFLTLMVNARHIFYGITMLDKYQNTGKKKWYLIYGMCDESFSINCTADIPEEVDQGWFMFFVTFFNQVYWFFGATLGGVFGGLLPLETKGIEFVMTALFIVIFMNQWEKEKDHISSYCGLVISILSLSLLGSQYFILGAMAGILLILSLFRKKLEKDHRRGRS, encoded by the coding sequence ATGAACAGAGTGAAATTTCAACAGCTCATGCAAGCCGGGAAAGCGGCATTCCCATATACGATTCCAATCTTTGCAGGATTTACCTTTTTAGGAATAGCCTATGGAATATATATGCGGTCTCTTGGCTTTTCAGCAATTTATCCGATGATCATGAGTATTACTATTTTTGCGGGATCTATGGAGTTTGTAGCAGCGAATCTGTTAACACAGCCATTTGATCCGATCAATGCACTATTCCTAACGCTAATGGTGAATGCACGTCATATTTTCTATGGAATCACTATGCTTGATAAATATCAAAATACAGGAAAAAAGAAATGGTATTTGATCTATGGAATGTGTGATGAAAGCTTTTCTATTAATTGCACTGCTGATATACCAGAAGAGGTGGATCAAGGATGGTTTATGTTTTTTGTAACGTTTTTTAATCAAGTATATTGGTTTTTTGGTGCAACATTAGGAGGAGTTTTTGGAGGACTATTGCCTTTGGAAACGAAAGGGATCGAATTTGTTATGACAGCACTATTTATCGTGATCTTTATGAATCAATGGGAGAAGGAAAAGGATCACATAAGTTCCTATTGTGGATTAGTTATTTCAATCTTGAGTTTATCTTTGCTAGGATCACAGTATTTCATTCTAGGAGCCATGGCTGGAATCTTACTTATATTATCCCTCTTTCGAAAGAAACTGGAAAAAGATCATAGAAGAGGGAGGTCATAA
- a CDS encoding SSU ribosomal protein S18p, which yields MPNNRADRSDAPMRRRAGGRRRKKVCVFCSDKNATIDFKDVNKLKRYVSERGKILPRRITGNCAKHQRALTVAIKRARHIALMPYTVE from the coding sequence ATGCCAAATAATAGAGCAGATAGAAGCGATGCTCCAATGAGAAGAAGAGCAGGCGGACGTAGAAGAAAAAAAGTTTGCGTATTTTGTTCAGATAAAAACGCAACTATCGATTTCAAAGACGTTAACAAATTAAAAAGATACGTATCTGAAAGAGGTAAAATTCTTCCTAGAAGAATCACTGGTAACTGTGCTAAACATCAAAGAGCACTTACAGTTGCTATCAAGAGAGCAAGACACATTGCTTTAATGCCTTACACAGTAGAATAA